A window from Telopea speciosissima isolate NSW1024214 ecotype Mountain lineage chromosome 8, Tspe_v1, whole genome shotgun sequence encodes these proteins:
- the LOC122671330 gene encoding uncharacterized isomerase BH0283-like, with translation MVKRPVKYFVVDAFTDTAFKGNPAAVCLLEKEEEQDEKWMQAVAREFNISQTCFLTPISSTQSDANDRSVTRFHLRWFTPLIEVKLCGHGTLASAHFLFAYRIARTDVIEFVTLSGILIAKRIPTGSNNVDASKFSDGDPEEHFSIELDFPAFPVLECESVDIPSLPETLNGAPVVNISKTAEAGGGDIYVELSSGKVNADLKPQLDEIRKCPARGLIVTGPAPDGSGFDFFSRFFSPKTGLNEDPVCGSIHCALVPYWSKKLGKCDFVAYMASPRGGVLELHLDETNQRVLIRGKAVIVMEGSLLA, from the exons ATGGTGAAGCGTCCCGTGAAGTACTTTGTg GTGGATGCATTCACTGACACGGCGTTTAAGGGAAACCCAGCGGCAGTGTGTTtgttggaaaaagaagaagagcaagatGAGAAATGGATGCAAGCTGTGGCCAGGGAATTCAACATTTCGCAAACTTGTTTCTTGACTCCGATTTCCTCTACCCAATCGGATGCTAATGACCGTTCTGTCACGCGATTCCACCTCCGCTGGTTTACTCCTTTAATTGAG GTCAAGCTTTGCGGTCATGGAACCTTGGCATCTGCACATTTTCTCTTTGCATACAGGATAGCAAGAACAGATGTTATCGAGTTCGTCACACTATCTGGAATTCTGATTGCTAAAAGGATTCCTACAGGAAGCAACAATGTGGACGCGTCAAAGTTCTCAGATGGCGACCCAGAGGAGCACTTCTCTATAGAATTAGACTTCCCTGCGTTTCCTGTGCTCGAGTGTGAATCTGTAGATATTCCATCACTTCCTGAAACCCTGAATGGCGCTCCTGTGGTCAATATAAGTAAAACAGCTGAAGCCGGTGGTGGTGACATCTAT GTCGAGCTCTCATCTGGAAAGGTCAATGCTGATTTAAAACCACAATTGGATGAGATACGGAAATGTCCTGCTAGAGGGCTCATTGTTACAGGGCCTGCTCCCGACGGATCTGGATTTGATTTCTTCAGTCGCTTTTTTAGTCCAAAGACGGGACTTAATGAG GATCCTGTTTGTGGAAGCATACACTGTGCTTTAGTGCCCTATTGGAGCAAAAAGCTGGGAAAATGTGATTTTGTTGCATACATG GCATCTCCAAGGGGTGGAGTACTGGAATTGCATTTAGATGAGACAAACCAGAGAGTACTGATTCGAGGCAAAGCTGTtattgtcatggaaggttcctTATTAGCA
- the LOC122671337 gene encoding uncharacterized isomerase BH0283-like produces the protein MVKSPLKYSVVDTFTDTAFKGNPAAVCLLEEEEAEVDVKWMQAVAMEFNISVTCFLTPISSTQSDINDQSNGHSVQRFHLRWFSLMNELKLCGNGTLAAAHVLYASKLARTNVIEFVTLSGVLIAKRVPTVRNLDASKFSDGELEDHCSIELDFPTVPVLECGSADIPSLPKTLNGAPAVNISKTASNDLIVELSSGKTVADLQPLFDEIRKCPGRGLIITGPAPDGSGFDFFSRFFCPKFGINEDPVCGSAHCALVPYWSKKLGKCDLVAYMASPRGGVLDLHLDEANQRVLIRGKAVVVMEGFLFS, from the exons ATGGTGAAGAGTCCATTGAAGTACTCTGTg GTGGACACGTTCACTGATACAGCGTTTAAGGGAAACCCCGCGGCGGTGTGTttattggaagaagaagaagcagaggtaGATGTGAAGTGGATGCAAGCTGTTGCCATGGAATTCAACATTTCCGTAACGTGTTTCTTGACTCCGATTTCGTCTACCCAGTCGGACATTAATGATCAGTCGAATGGCCATTCTGTCCAGCGGTTCCATCTCCGTTGGTTTTCTCTTATGAACGAG CTCAAGCTTTGTGGGAATGGAACCTTGGCAGCTGCACATGTTCTCTATGCATCCAAGCTAGCAAGAACTAATGTTATCGAGTTTGTCACACTATCTGGAGTTCTGATTGCTAAAAGGGTTCCTACAGTAAGAAACTTGGATGCATCAAAGTTCTCAGATGGCGAACTAGAAGATCACTGCTCTATAGAGTTAGACTTCCCTACAGTTCCTGTGCTCGAGTGTGGATCTGCCGATATTCCATCACTTCCTAAAACCCTGAATGGTGCTCCCGCGGTCAATATAAGTAAAACAGCCAGCAATGACCTCATT GTCGAGCTCTCATCTGGAAAGACTGTTGCAGATTTACAACCATTATTTGATGAGATACGAAAATGTCCTGGAAGAGGGCTCATTATTACAGGGCCTGCTCCCGACGGATCTGGATTTGATTTCTTCAGTCGCTTTTTTTGTCCAAAGTTTGGAATTAATGAG GATCCTGTTTGTGGAAGTGCACACTGTGCCTTGGTGCCTTATTGGAGCAAAAAACTGGGAAAATGCGATCTTGTTGCATACATG GCATCTCCAAGGGGTGGAGTACTGGACTTGCATTTAGATGAGGCAAACCAAAGAGTACTGATTCGAGGCAAAGCTGTTGTTGTAATGGAAGGTTTCCTATTTTCCTAG